Below is a genomic region from Rhizobium sp. SL42.
AGCTCTCGCGTTGTATCTGAGAGCAATATGACTGCCGACCCCCTCTACGAAGCCGACATGAGCATCATCTACGACGTCGTGACGAAAACCGTCGTCGTATCCTTTCGAGGAAAGATCACCCTTCTCGGACCCTTCCCAAATCGCCGTGCCGCTATGCTTGCGGGTGAGAGCTTCTGTCGAGAGAGAGGCTGGGGCACGTAGCTGGTGCGGTTCGTTCTGCGCTTGTGCGCGATGCGTTTCTCCATCGTGCGTTGCGGCTAAAACAGCAGCCTCTGCATGTTCACCCGCCAAATTCGTCTGGGGCGCTGGGGTCGGGTCGAAGTCGTCGTAGCTGGGGTCAATCCATCCTTCTCCGGCGCACTCCCAGCACGGTTCGTCGTCTTGACCGCAGATGCAATCGCCAGGCCAGCACTCGCACCTGTGATAGCCCCGACCGTTGCAGGCGGCGCATTTCGTGAGCATGTCGCTCATGTCAGTCTCCCCCCGTCAGGTTCGAGGGCGTGCCGACCCGATACGGCTTCTTCGTTCGCCAGAATTCCCTGCTTTTGCAGGCCATGCCGGAGTACTCGCTTTCGTTAGCGCATTGCCGGCACGGGCTTCGATGGCGTCGTCTAGAGACAGATCCCACACCTCGTCCGCAGTGAGATGAAGTCCTCGAGCGTTCGCGGCCGCGTGCATGATGGCCATGTAGACGTCTCGCTTAACCATTGTCCGAGCCCTCCGTGGTGGCGAGGGCGACGCGAGCCTCTTCCTCGCTATCGAACCACTTGATCTCGGTCTCGTCAGGATCGCAGTGTTCGTCCCATGTGACCGGCACATCAGGCATCCACTTGTCCGGTCGCTTCATGAGGGTTGACCTGAGACCCTGAACTTCCTCCAATTTTTGGTAGAGTCCGTCGTATTAAGGAGACGGACGGAATGAAGCGTGCACGGTTTACGGACGAGCAGATCATCGGAATGCTGAAGGAGCAGGAGAGCGGCCAGAGAACGGCTGATGTCTGCCGCAAGCACGGAATATCCGAGGCGACGTTCTATAAATACAAGGCCAAGTATGGCGGCATGGATGTATCCGATGCCCGCAAGCTGAAGGCTTTGGAAGATGAGAATGCCAAGCTGAAGAAGCTGCTCGCCGAGGCGATGCTGGACAACGCCATTTTGAAGGATGTTGCCTCAAAAAAATGGTGACGCCCGGCGCAAGGCGGGATGCGGTGGCCCATGTCTGCAAGGAGCATGACGTGAGCCAGCGTCGGGCGTGTGCGATCCTGACCATTGATCGGTCGAGCGTGCGATATTGCAGCGTTCGGCCGAACGATGCCTCCATTCGAGAGGCCATGAGGCAGGTTGCGTCCGAGCGCCGCCGCTTCGGTTATCGCCGCATCCATGTGATGCTGGATCGGCAGGGCATTGTCATGAACCTGAAGAAGCTGCGTCGCCTCTACCGTGAGGAAAAGCTTGCAGTTCGCAAGCGCGGCGGCCGTAAGCGGGCATTGGGAACACGACGGCCCATCGCGCTGCCGTCACGGGCCAACGAACGGTGGAGCCTCGACTTCGTCAGTGATGCATTCACCGATGGGCGGCGGTTCCGCGTCTTGGCCGTCGTCGATGACTTTACGCGAGAATGCCTGGCGCTGGTCGCCGACACATCCCTTTCGGGTCTGCGCGTCACGCGTGAACTCGATATCGTCATGGCTCAACGCGGACGCCCTCACACGATTGTCTCAGACAACGGCACGGAACTGACCTCAATGGCAATCCTCAGATGGTGCCAGCAGACACGTGTCGAATGGCACTACATTGCACCGGGAAAGCCGATGCAAAACGGCTTCGTGGAAAGCTTCAATGGTAGTTTCCGCGACGAGTGCCTCAACGAAACACTATTCTCGTCACTGCCTCACGCCAGAGCCGAGATCACCGCATGGAAGGAGGATTACAACAAGCAACGACCGCATTCATCGCTGGGCAATATCACGCCCAACGAATTCGCCGTGAAAATGGCTATGGAAAAACAGGCCGCATAAAGCCAGATTGAAGATCCAAGACTCTCCTGAAAACTGGAGGGGAGATGGGTCTCAGGTCAACCCTGATGCCCGCTACGAACAGATCACACCCGACGACTACGATTGGCAAGAGGGATGGCAGGCATTCGAAACATCCATTAAATCCGAGGCCCGTTTTTTCAGCCGCACGGCGGCAAGGCAGTTAGACGATCTGTTTGCAACGATCGGAGAGATGCAAACGCGCAACGGTCGCCCCATTATCGTTGATGCAGGCCCGGAGACTGCGTTGACGCAACTGTTTCGTGCTCGCGTATTTCAATCAACATCACAGCTTGAAACAGCCCTCGCTCGCCCAGACCTCAGTCTCGCACCGCCACCATCGCGCCTTGCATCGGCAGGCCGAATGAACGCGCATGGCATCTCGGTTTTCTACGGAGCGACCGAGGCCGGAATTGCACTGGCGGAAGTCCGCCCGCCAGTCGGTTCTCACGTGATGGTTGCTCGCTTCGATATTGCGCGCCGGGTTCGGCTTCTTGATTTGACTTCGCTTCCGGACCTCATGGAAGACGGCAGCATCTTCGATCCTCAATATGCTGTCCGTCTAGGGCGGATGCGGTTCATGAAGACGTTGACGCGGCGCATGTCAAGACCAGTGATGCCTGACGATCAAATGTCGGACTATCTGCCAACACAAGCTGTTGCCGACTTTCTCGCCACAGAGAGTAAGACCCCTTTGGACGGCATCATATTCCCGTCCGTCCAAGCGACCGGTTGGGGACTCAACGTTGTCCTGTTCCACAAATCTTCGCGGGTGGAAGAACTGGACATCCCGAAGGATACCGACATTTCCGCTCAAACCCACTCCACCGATGACGAAGGCCCCTACCCAGACTTCACCGTTTACGAAGAAGTACCTCCCGCCGAACGGGTGCCCGAGGAGCAAAAGCCGCGCCACCCATTTATGATACCCAGCTCTGATTGGGACGATATTGCCGAAGGGGACTATCGCGAGACCACGCTCCGGATTGACCCTCAAGCAGTATGGGTGCATGTCATTGAAGGCGTCAAAATCGAGACCAGCCAGCACAAGGTCAGCCGACATCGGTGGACCAAAACTGACACCCCATTCTGATGTTCTCAGCCAAAGTTCCCGTCACCTAAGGCGTTCGCAAGATGTGTGCCGTATTCCAGCACACACGCGGCAACGGGACCGACGCGTGCCCCCCGTCGCATCCCCTGGACCTGGCTCACCATTGGCATTGAGCTTACTGCGCCATACAAACGTCCCGCCGTTCTATCGATTGTGCGACCTCCTTGGCGAATGTGGACTTTCCAACGTGAGAGGTCCCCGCGATAAGGACACCTAGTGCCTGCTGCATACGACGAAGCTCCCTGCGGCAATTGTTTTTCAGAGAAAGGAAGATGGGCACGGAGTGACCGCTGAGGGCGCCCATGTGACATACGGCTCCCACAGTGACATGTTCGCTCTCGAGCACCTTAGTGGATCACGCTAACGTCCCAAAT
It encodes:
- a CDS encoding RES family NAD+ phosphorylase, encoding MKIQDSPENWRGDGSQVNPDARYEQITPDDYDWQEGWQAFETSIKSEARFFSRTAARQLDDLFATIGEMQTRNGRPIIVDAGPETALTQLFRARVFQSTSQLETALARPDLSLAPPPSRLASAGRMNAHGISVFYGATEAGIALAEVRPPVGSHVMVARFDIARRVRLLDLTSLPDLMEDGSIFDPQYAVRLGRMRFMKTLTRRMSRPVMPDDQMSDYLPTQAVADFLATESKTPLDGIIFPSVQATGWGLNVVLFHKSSRVEELDIPKDTDISAQTHSTDDEGPYPDFTVYEEVPPAERVPEEQKPRHPFMIPSSDWDDIAEGDYRETTLRIDPQAVWVHVIEGVKIETSQHKVSRHRWTKTDTPF
- a CDS encoding IS3 family transposase (programmed frameshift), with amino-acid sequence MKRARFTDEQIIGMLKEQESGQRTADVCRKHGISEATFYKYKAKYGGMDVSDARKLKALEDENAKLKKLLAEAMLDNAILKDVAFKKMVTPGARRDAVAHVCKEHDVSQRRACAILTIDRSSVRYCSVRPNDASIREAMRQVASERRRFGYRRIHVMLDRQGIVMNLKKLRRLYREEKLAVRKRGGRKRALGTRRPIALPSRANERWSLDFVSDAFTDGRRFRVLAVVDDFTRECLALVADTSLSGLRVTRELDIVMAQRGRPHTIVSDNGTELTSMAILRWCQQTRVEWHYIAPGKPMQNGFVESFNGSFRDECLNETLFSSLPHARAEITAWKEDYNKQRPHSSLGNITPNEFAVKMAMEKQAA